From Verrucomicrobiia bacterium, a single genomic window includes:
- a CDS encoding SDR family NAD(P)-dependent oxidoreductase, giving the protein MKGKTVLITGGAGLIGSTLADLLIRQEQVGRIIVLDNLTRGTLHNLAWARQHGTVELVQKDIRHFDDIRPHFDGVDVVFHQAAIRITACAEQPRECLEVLIQGSFNVAMACVEAGVRKLVAASSASIYGAADVFPTPESHHPYNNRTWYGAAKMANEGMYRYFYDMYRLPYVALRYFNVYGPRMDVFGKYTEVLIRWLDCLDRGEAPKIHGDGSTSMDMIYSEDIARANVLAARSEVVDEVFNIGSGQETTLLQLLKTLLRVTGYEDVQPEFQPLRKVNPVPRRLADVTKARQKLGFEAQISLEEGLRRLVAWRAEAMAAQQWKAYAT; this is encoded by the coding sequence TTGAAGGGTAAAACAGTGTTGATCACCGGCGGGGCGGGGCTGATTGGCTCTACGCTGGCCGATTTGCTGATTCGCCAGGAGCAGGTGGGGCGGATCATTGTGCTGGATAATCTGACCCGCGGCACGCTGCACAATCTGGCATGGGCCCGGCAGCATGGGACGGTGGAGCTGGTGCAGAAGGACATCCGGCATTTTGACGACATCCGGCCCCACTTTGACGGTGTGGACGTGGTGTTTCATCAGGCGGCCATCCGGATCACGGCCTGCGCGGAGCAGCCGCGGGAGTGTCTGGAGGTGTTGATTCAGGGCAGCTTCAATGTGGCCATGGCCTGTGTGGAGGCGGGCGTGCGGAAGCTGGTGGCGGCCAGCAGCGCCTCCATTTATGGGGCGGCAGACGTGTTTCCCACGCCGGAAAGCCATCATCCTTACAACAACCGCACGTGGTACGGCGCGGCCAAGATGGCCAATGAAGGCATGTACCGCTATTTTTACGACATGTACCGCCTGCCGTATGTGGCGCTGCGCTATTTCAACGTGTACGGCCCGCGGATGGATGTGTTTGGGAAATACACCGAGGTGCTGATCCGGTGGCTGGACTGCCTGGACCGGGGCGAGGCGCCCAAGATTCACGGGGACGGCAGCACTTCGATGGACATGATTTACAGCGAGGACATTGCCCGGGCCAATGTGCTGGCGGCCCGGAGCGAGGTGGTGGACGAGGTGTTTAATATTGGCTCCGGCCAGGAGACCACACTGTTGCAATTGTTGAAGACGCTGTTGCGCGTGACCGGCTACGAGGACGTGCAGCCGGAGTTTCAACCGTTGCGGAAGGTCAACCCGGTGCCGCGGCGGCTGGCCGACGTGACGAAGGCCCGGCAAAAGCTGGGGTTTGAGGCGCAAATCAGCCTGGAAGAGGGGCTGCGCCGGCTGGTGGCCTGGCGGGCGGAGGCCATGGCGGCGCAACAATGGAAGGCTTACGCCACATGA
- a CDS encoding N-acetyltransferase, whose translation MSKTPEFSRIAPDVVLGEGVQIYGFVNLYGCRIGRGTRIGTFVEIQRGAEIGERCKISSHTFICEGVTIEDECFIGHGVMFINDRYPAAVNADGQLQSTADWQCIPTRVKRRAAIGSGAVILCGVTIGEGALVGAGAVVTRDVPPGAVVAGVPARLMPRKNME comes from the coding sequence ATGAGCAAGACACCTGAATTCAGCCGGATTGCGCCGGATGTGGTGCTGGGCGAGGGGGTGCAGATTTATGGCTTTGTGAACCTGTACGGCTGCCGGATTGGCCGCGGCACGCGGATAGGGACGTTTGTGGAAATCCAGCGCGGGGCGGAAATAGGGGAACGGTGCAAGATTTCCAGCCACACGTTCATCTGCGAGGGGGTGACGATTGAAGATGAGTGTTTCATCGGGCACGGGGTGATGTTCATCAATGATCGTTATCCCGCGGCGGTGAATGCCGACGGCCAGTTGCAATCCACCGCGGACTGGCAGTGCATCCCCACGCGGGTTAAACGCCGGGCCGCCATTGGCAGCGGCGCGGTAATCCTGTGTGGCGTGACGATTGGCGAGGGGGCGCTGGTGGGCGCCGGGGCGGTGGTGACGCGGGACGTGCCGCCGGGGGCGGTGGTGGCCGGGGTGCCGGCGCGGTTGATGCCGCGCAAGAATATGGAATGA